cctctcctgcagctcttccagaaGAGCCAGGAAGAAGTTTGGTTTATTTCTCCTTCACCAACACCTGGGGCAGGTTTGGGATCgagttgtttaatttttctcctttgcagtCAGTGGCTGATGGaagccctgctcccaccaggAGCTTTTGCTGTGTGGAGGGAAGGGGCCTGGGAGATATCCTCTCAAAAATGTTAATTCCTGCTTGGTGCTGCAGAGATTTCCCAAGTCTACAAAGCCCTGGCAGGTTCAGGAGTTCACTGGCAAACTTGGTAGGCAGCGAGGTGTCCCTGCAGTACCACATGAAACAGATTCCCAGGCTCAGAAGCAcctggagaaggagggaggaaacCCACCCCTGGTggcccctcctgctctcctggttACAGCATGaggccaggcagcagagagctggtGAGCACCGTGTGTGAGGATGGCCATGGGGCAGGGAGCATcatcctgctctggggaggCAGGTGTGGGCAGGGAGCTTCTTCCCCAGAGATGGCagaaattttcttcctctcagctAAAAGGCTTTTTGTGGCCAAATAGCCTGCAaggcctggcaggagctgtttctTGGAAGAAATAGCATGGAAGTTGTGCAAGCCTCGCTGCTTTCAGGTGAGCAGCTTCTCACCTTTctcacctccagcagcaaagGTGACACTGGTGGCCGGAGGGAGGGAGCCCAGGAGAAGccccttctctcctttttattctcctcttttttttcctgcaagtgCCTGTCCCCCGTGGTGCAGCAAGGGCAAAGGCTGCACCTGGTCTTGCTGCCCTAGGTGAAGGAGTGCGCTGTGCCTGGAGTGTATCCCGCCTTTCCCGGCACCCAGCTGCAggcgggatgcgggatgcgcGCAGCAGAGAGGATGTGGCGGTTCCCTGGCTCATTCTGCTCTGTCAGCCTGATGTGCTGTGACAGTTCTGCTGAATTGCTGACCCCGGGGGCTGCACGGGGCTATTTATGGACACACAAAGCCGGGGGACACCGGGCAGGATGCCAGCCTACTGTGGCCACAGCCAAGAGCCCATCCTCTTTGGGGAGCCTTGGGTGGCTCGGGAGGAAAAGGCGCTCTTTGGTGAAGTTCATGGGGGAGCCTCCGTTGGAATTCGGGTTTATCCCTCACACCAGCCTTGGGTGGCTGGATCCTGTTTGGTGGCAGATGTCCCCATGGAGGACAGCGGGCTGTCCTCTGCTGTTGATGTGTCTTctctggccccacagcccagatGCTGATAGTAAAGCCTGGTTTTAGGCAGCGGTTGAGATCAAGATTTCCGTTTGCAGGGGCCATATCAAGCCATTAAAccagagccctgagcagagggaaACACCTTTAGCTGCTCTCCTGTCAGCcaggtttatttttatctctcacCTCCAGCGCAGCAGGCTGGGAGTTCATGGAGACCTCAACTGGAGACCTTTAATAATTCACAGCTCCCGCATTTTGCTCGCAGCAGTCAGAAGGAAGGCCACTGGCACAAACCTGCTCCATCCACACCACAGGGCCCTGCCTGGGTGTTGTGGCCTCTGTCATGCTGTTCTGCCCCATGGCCTGTCCCTCCCTGAGGTTTTACGGGGGCTCCAGTCTGGCAGCGGACCGCAGGTGGTCCCTTGGGGTGGGAAAGGGTGAGgccacagcagcctgtgtgTGTCCACCCCAGCTGGCTCGGGCCTGACCCACAGTTGCACAAACACGTGCTGTGACCTCAGTCCTGGTGTCAGCACATCCCTGGCCGGCTCCTGAAATAGTCTGGGCAGGCTGAGCTTGGAGAATTCTCCAGAGctcccagaagcagcaggattGCTGCTGTGTCAGGTGTTTTTGTGTAAGTATTAGAACTGGGCTGTGCTTGCCTTTGGTTATGGAGCAGTGTCGATCTTTGGAATGGTCCTGTGCCTGGTGGAAAAACTTTGTCCCCAAAGCCTGACTCTGGAACATCTGCCTTTTGCAGCATTTGAGATCCTTTGGGATCAGCTCTGTGCAGATGGAGGAGCTGagtttcagcagctgctttaaagcccagggagggcagagcctgTTACAGAGCCTGGCTTTGTTTACGTGCTGGCGACTGCTGCCTCCTGACTTGGTATCCTATTGCTTCCAGAGTCCACTTGTTGCTCCCATCACCTCTGAGCTTGGCAGCCCTCCTGCTGTCCAGGGCCTGGCAAAGGCAGATCTAAGAGAGCTCTCGCTCCCTCTGTGAGCTTGGAGGCCACAGTGGTGCTGCAGCTAGTGTTTCACATCTTTCCTCCCGGATtccagtgggagcagcaggttTACCAGCAGCCAAATGCTGTCCTCTGTCCTCGTGGTGCTGGCAAGAGGCTTCCCAGCTTTCCTGTGAGCTCCTCTGTCCTCTGGACAGGCCTGTCATGCACAGGCTTGTTGTCATCTTACCCTTCAATTTTTATCTGCACCAAAATATGCCCAGCAACCGTTCTCTTGGGGAGTACAGAACAAAATTTACAGGCACATCCTTCAGCTGAGTGACAGATTCCCTCATGCGTGTGGCTTGTGCATGGACCACTGTTGGATCTCGGGTGTCTGTGTCTGgatctgtgtgttttctgtgttgtttttctcccaCTGTGAGCGGTGGCTTGCCTTAATTTGGTTGAGTAAACTCACTGTGCTTCTGAACTGTAACGAGACATCATTGACTGAGCTGTGTCCTTCCAAAGGGCACGTTCCTGATCCTGGGATTTGTTGCAATGCCTCCTGTGTAGGGCagacttctgctgctgttgccagcatgtgcccaggtggTCAGGAGGGCCATGGTATGGCCACAaggccagggcagtgactgtcccccgTGCTGAGCATTGCTGAGGCCACATCttgaatcctgtgttcagttttggcCCCTCAAAATAcgaaagacattgaggggctggagcatgtccagtGAAGGGAACAGCGCTGGGGAAGGGTCCGGAGCACAAATCtgatgaggaacagctgagggagctgggaaagggggtcatcctggagaagaggaggctcagaaGGGACCTTCTTGTTccccacaactccctgacagaTGGTAGCTGGCTCTGCTTCTAGGGACCAAggaacaggacaagaggaaatggcctcaagctgtgccagggcagatttCCTTTGGGTATTGGGAAGAATTTCCTCACAAAAGAAGCCAGACATTAAGctaggctgcccagggcagtgatggaTGCACTGTCCTGGGAAGTGTTCCAGAGACCAGTGGATGTCGCACGTGGGGACATGGTTTGGTGGTGGTCTCGGCAGCGCTGGGGAATGGTTGGGCTCTAAGGTCTTTCCCCAGCTTTGATTCCATAATTCTATGATTGTGATGCCTACCTGCTTTAAGGATCCCTGGCTTTAACTGCTTTTTACTTACGGGTTGTTAAAAGGGGGGCAAAaggagtggggaaaaaaaacccaccccagaCTGAAACAGTTGAGGGGTGGGGAAACATCCTGTTAAAATCAACTCTTGTGAGAGGTGAAGCAAAGGCCTACAATTGCATGGTGGCTTCCCCTGCACTGTCCAGCTCGCAGCATTCCAGCTGTTGTGGCAGTgtgttcctgcagcactgatgtcccttcccttttcttggTGCAGTTGCTCTGGAGAATCCTGGTGCCAAAGAAGCCCAGAGGGACGGAGCCTGTGGCACTGGaccagctctgggctcagcagcagtTCCAGAGGGTGAGCTGCTCCTACAGGTCAGTGCTCCTCACAAATGCCTTCATGGGATCTTTCTCTTGTCCCTCTTCCAGCTCCTTTGAGTTGTACTCCAAAACCAGGCTGTTCTTTTGCTCATGGCAGGTGATTTGGGATTTCATATGGTGTAGCTCACTGCGCTTCTCACTGGGAAGAAGTTTAAGAACCTCCAAAGGTCCCTAGGGCAGAAACTGTTgcttcttccctgcttttcccaatattcctggaaaaagctgccattttAAAATAGTCCATATGTAAGGAACATCTTGCTGGATTTCTGAGCATGGTGATtcatcttttctgcttctccgCCCTCATGTCTAAGTGTGCCAAGGGTATAATGTGAGAACCAAACTGAGCAAGGTGATTGAGTGCAGTTCTCAATGTGGGCACACTGATCCTGACTCAAGGCTTTTGTCCAAACACTGgtgaaaacagggaagaaaacatcgTGGGAGTCTCCCCTGATTTTGAGGAGGTGATGTGTGACACTGAGCACACAGATAGGTGCTGACGGGCCACGTGCTCATCCCTCAAACACAGGGTACTTGGGTGTATCCCAGGAGGTCTGGTTTTCCCTAGTGGTCTTCTTTGATGGTGCTGGAGACAGGGctggtggtgctgcagctgctgtggtttgTTCAGCGGTGCCAGGAGGTCACCTTCTGTCCCCAGACTGTGCGCAGAGAATCGGAAGAGGTCATGCTCTGGCCGCACAAGGTCCGCAAGGACACATCCCCTGCCTGGCACCTGGGCACGGGCTGTGGCACTGTCCCCTGCCTGGCACCTGGGCACGGGCTGTGGCACTGTCCCCTGCCTGGCACCTGGGCACGGGCTGTGGCACTGTCCCCTGcctggcacctgggcacaggctgTGGCACTGTCCCCTGCCTGGCACCTGGGCACGGGCTGTGGCACCGTCCCCTGcctggcacctgggcacaggctgTGGCACTGTCCCCTGCCCGCCTGGCTGttctccagcctgggctgagcatgctgggcagccccagctcccgtCCAAGCGCTCACTCAGCACAAAGTGTAATTATTGTCCTGCCTGAGAGCTGAGGATCTCTCTGGCTGGTGGGAGAAGTGCTAAAGCCAGCCTGGTTAATAACCAGAAACCCGAGGGTTTTCCCTCAGGATATAACAAAACTGCTCAGCAGGGCTTGCTGGGGGTTGGTGTCCTGCTCTTCAGCTCCTCCCACAGTTGGGTACCATCCTTTTAGAGGTACCAAACTGCATCTGAAAAGCTGGTTGAGCTCTCTCAGGGTCTATCTATGTGACCCTGGATGTGACAGGAGCTCAGAATCTGTCTCTgtaccccccccccccaaagaAACATTCCACATTCCTCCATACTTACAAACGTACTTACTTCTATCTGGTCTGTTACCTCTGATGGCCAAACTCCCTTTGTTTCTTGGTCTGCTCTGATTCTTCTCCTGTCTTCCTCTGAAGCTGCTCAAAGGGTTAAAGTGCATTTGGCAGCACTAATTAACCTCTGCAGCAGATTCCCACACACTGAGATCAACCCCAGTAAATAGAGAGGGCGTTTGTGCCTGGAataaagggaaggagaggggggGAGAAACTCTGACCTGGACAATGAAACAGGAGTTGGCAGCAACAATAGCTGGACTTGGCTGGGACTACATGCCAGGCCCTAATTAATGCTGATGTCTGTACATTATGAGGTGGGGGAAGCAGGCCAGTGCTGGCTACTGTGGCTTCGCTGCCAGGTTAGGGGTACAGGATGGTTTTGGCTCTGAAAAGCCACAGGGCCCAAACTGCAGGAGCCCTGCCTTCCAAAGAGGTCCTGCTTCATACTGCCAGTGTCCCCTGAGGATCTGTTCCCCTTAGGGAGGGGTGGCCACATGGTGGTGTCAGGGCAATGAAAGCTCTTCAGCTTCTGGGAAGATAAAGCAATGATTTTCATGGGGTTTCACTGCCTTTGCTCTTGGGCAGCACCACGGGCTTGAAGGTGTCTGCTGGGTGATTCGGGATTTTcagagctggggacactgagCCACAGAGTGACGTctgccagctgggctcagggagTACTGCTGTGGGGCTACtctcagccctggcagggggatGACAAGGTCTccagtgccctgggctctgtgccacGGAGGCTTGCAAGGGTTGGTGCTGTGCCTTGGTACTTGAGGGTGCTAGCCTGGATCCTGTCAGTGCCTGTGTCAGCAGTGTTCTGTCTGcgggctcctgcctgctgccagagagcagggatggaaagCCAGGGCTCCTGTAAAGGAGCTGCACTCCCAACCTGGTAGGGAAGATCTGCCCCTTCTAGTCTTCTGCACGTGTAAAGGACACTGGCATCCAGCACCCTGGTCCCTTCTCATGtgtcctgtcctgctgtggggtttttagCTCGGGGAACACGCCCAAATTACTTCCCAAAGCTTTGAAACCGGTAGCTATGAGCCCCTCTTGAGTAAGACAGAGGCTCTGATCAGCTCAGCCTGTTCCTGCCAGGAAGCCCAGTGCTCCCTTGAATATTGACTTTGCGATCCTGGAGCTTGAGGAGTGGATGGAAGGGCCAGTGAACTGTGAAATGTCTAAGAGTGTAACATTAAGAATGCAATGGAAACTTCGGATTGATGGCTGCATTTGCTCTTCTCTGTGGGGAGGGCTTGGGGCTTCAAATCCACACAGGCACAACAGCTTTGggtatttattttgtgaaaacagAGCACAGCATTCAACCTAAGGGGTGTGGGGTCTGCATGAACCAGGTAGTGTTCCAGAGGAAGTGATCTTGGAGGTGGTGATCTTAGAGGGAttctccaacctaaatgattctgcaGTGTATTGGCAGAAATGAAAAGGTGCTCTAGGGTCACCCAGGGATTTTGTAGTTTTCCCCCGAGTTCAGGCACCAGACTCAGCCTGAAttccctgctgctttggaaGAAACTGGCTTTTCAGAATCAGATTGGTTTTGCTGCAATTTCAAATCCAAACCCTTATGCTTTAGCTTTTGGCTTTTCCATTTCCACTGCTTAAGGCCCTTTCAGCATTGACCACCTTGAGGAGGGAATGGACAGCAGAGACAACACCTTCCTTGGCCCTGCTCCTTGCCCACGGACAGTCCAGGCATTCCATGGTCCTTCTCCAGGCCACTCCTCTGGAACCTGGGATTGCCACACAGGGCTGCCAAGGCCCTCGAGGCTGTTGGAAAGGCTCATTTCCACCAGAATGGACCTGTTCCTGATGGTGTCCACTTTCATATTGCAAGAAGTTCAGAGACTTTTatctgctccctgcacaggatGAGGATAAATGTCCAAAGCTGAGTCTGAGTGAATGCTTCCAGGATGGAAGCACAATTTTCCATCAGTCTGGATTAGGATATTCCCAGGCAGCTATGTGGGAGAGCTGCGTGAGCTCAGAGGGGCCAGGCTTTGGGTGCCCAGTGTCCTGCTGTAAAAGTGAAGTGGCTGTGGCCTGTACCTGCTGATCTCCTCTCTCCTACAGGCACTCAATGGCTTTGTGCTGGTGGTGACATCAGAAGGGCTGATATTTTACTCCTCACATACAATCCAGGACTATCTGGGATTTCACCAGGTTGGTGGGACTCTGACTTGCTGTGGAGAGCCAGTTTTTCCTTGGTGGTGGTGAATAGCCCCAGGTTCCCTGCGGGGAGGAGCCTCTGCAGGGATCACAGGGTCTCAGGGAGttgtttggggcttttcctTGGTCTTGGGAATTTGGACCCCGAATTGCCAGACATGGTCACTGGTAGGTGACAGGGGACTTCATCAGCCCGTAGATACTTTCCAGCAGCCATGTTGATGGGCCTTCATGGGGTTCATGGCCATGGTGAAATGTCTGGGGTTCCTTGCCCAGTTTGCCTGGGACACCCACTCAAATCCTGGTAAATCCCGCAAGGCTCCAGCACTTTGGGCACCCAGGTAACCTGGAGGACACTAGATCATATTTACAGGGAAGTGGGACTTACCTGCAGTCCTTCAGCTACTGTGGTTTGGTGTCACCCACGTACAGCTGGCTGTCCCCAACACCTGCAGTAGGTGGTACCTgtccacctgggcacagggagcaagTCCCAGGGCTTTGTTCTCTTGGGAATAATGTAGGGATGGGATGGCCGTGCTGCTGTTTTGTTCCCAAATCCATGTTTTCATCTAATTTCTTAAGTCAGCACTATGATTTAGAGTTATGGGGATGTCAGGGGGAAGCTGTATTGGTTCTTTAGGCTTCTCAGAGAAGGAAGTCAGGCCCAAAATGGGCAAGGAGTCCTTAAAGCCAGATGTGCTGTCTGTTCTCGCCAACATCAGTTCTGGGTGAAAGTTTCCAACCTCATTTAGCCAGGGACCTATTTGAGCACCAGGGAAACTTGGTAAGATAAAACCAACTGGGGCCATGGCGGGCTGTTCCCAGGTGGGACGTGGAAACCGGCACTGGGAATAGGCCACAGAGCTTACAGATGGCGTGTCCCCTGCAGACAGATGTCATGCACCAGAGCGTCTTTGAGCTGATCCACACTGAGGACCAGTCGGAGTTCAGGCGCAACCTCCACTGGGCCCTGGACCCACCGCACGCTCCTGAGGGTGAGCCTTCTGCAGCAGGTAAAGACAGGCTGCCATCCTGGGTGGCACCAGGTGTGCGGCTCCCCGCGGATGCTGGGAACCCAGCTCGCTGTCACCACTTGCCCCCATGTGGCTCAGGCCACGGCTTCATTCAAACGTTGTGGCTTTTACCCCCAGCTTCTGTTGCTGTGCTCCACAAACTGCCGCAGTGCCCAGTGCTGGGGAcctccaaccctccctggggTGAATCCTTACTTGATTCTCTCAATCCCTCTCTTCCACAGCAGGGAAGAGTCTTAGCTCTTCTGCTGTCATCTACAAGCCGGATCAGCTGCCCCCAGAAAACTCCTCCTTCCTGGAGAGGAGCTTTGTGTGCCGCTTTCGCTGCCTCCTGGATAATTCCTCCGGCTTCCTGGTGAGTACAGACCCtccacagcaggagaggggcaggctCACCACAGAGGTTCATACCTCCACTGAAACCAACCCCTGGAAAGATCCCATGCTCCTTTCTGCCATGTGCAGCATTTGCCTGTCTCAGCAAGAGACTTTCCCTGTTTTTCATAGGTTTGGCTTGGTTTTTCTGTTAAAGGCATGTCTTAAGATCAAGTAGGTGGTGGTCATCCCTCCTTCTCTCTGCACTGGAgtgcacagggtgcccagggaagctgtggctgccccatccctgaaatgtccatggccaggttggatggggcttggagaaaccctggatagtggaagttgtcctggcccatggcagggggattggagcgagatgatccttaaggtcattccaaccccaaaccatgctgtgatTTGATGGTTCTAGTCACACCAACTCTGTAGACAGATGCCTTCCTTTCCATGCAGCTCTCTTCCTTCTCACTGTTCTGCGTGACACTGAggttttctcctcttcccaggcTTTGAACCTTCAAGGCAGGCTGAAATTCCTTCATGGGCAGAACGGAAGGTCTGAAGATGGCTCTGTCCTGCCCCCCCAGCTCGCTCTGTTCGCCATCTCCACGCCCCTGCAGCCTCCGTCCATCCTGCAGATCCGAACCAAGAACATGATCTTCAGGACCAAGCACAAGCTGGACTTCACCCCCTTGGCGTGTGATGCCAAGTAAGCAGCAGAGCTTTCAGTGCTCCATTCCTGACACCCCACCCCAGCCTTGCCTCTGAGCTCAGTGTGCTCTCTGCGCCTCACAGGGGGAAGATTGTCCTGGGCTACACCGAGGCGGAGCTGCGGATGTGTGGCACCGGATACCAGTTTGTCCACGCTGCTGACATGCTGTACTGTGCTGAGAACCACGTCAGGAGTAAGAGTCCCCTCCCTGGTCACTTGTGCTGATGAGTGGGCTGGGCCTGGGGCAGCTCTCTTGGCTGCTCTGTCAGGCCCAGAGGCTCTTTCCCCACAGGATGCTCTGCGGTGAtgctcctgtcactgcagggagCTCGGTGTGGAGTGCAGCGAGGGGTGTTCAGCTGCATGGTGTCCCCCGTGCCTGCCAGCCACGCTGCCGCTGTTTCCAGTTGGAAAGGGCAGTGTGCCATGGTGGCAGCACTGGTGCTTGCTCCCGGCAGTGATGAAGACGGGGGAGAGCGGCCTGACGGTGTTCCGGCTGCTGACCAAGGACAACCGCTGGAAGTGGGTGCAGGCCAACGCCCGGCTCGTCTACAAGAATGGCAAACCCGAGTACATCGTGGTCACACAGAGACCCCTCGTGTacgtgctggggctggcacgggcacagcctggctttcTCCGTGGCTCTGGGAtgtcctgagcagggcagcatGTTGGGTTTGTTGTTGCCGCTGTGGGATTCTGTGCTCGGTGCTGTTCAGCCTGCCTGCAAGGCCACCCCTCAGCAGGGGTGATGCTCAGTTATGCTGCagatgtttgggtttttgtgtgtgtgttcttgTGTGAATGCGTGCTGGCTGCGGCAAAGGGGCTTTGGCTTGCAGGGATCTACAACTGCCCCTTGCAGAAGCACTTGCTGTGGGGTGGGTTTGTGCACGTGTCAGCCATAGTGTcctcttcctgc
This genomic interval from Motacilla alba alba isolate MOTALB_02 chromosome 7, Motacilla_alba_V1.0_pri, whole genome shotgun sequence contains the following:
- the LOC119703206 gene encoding aryl hydrocarbon receptor-like isoform X2; translation: MYAGRRRRKPVPRATRLGAAEGGGSNPSKRHRERLNRELERLAGLLPFPPDVVAGLDKLSVLRLSAGFLRARSFLGVALENPGAKEAQRDGACGTGPALGSAAVPEGELLLQALNGFVLVVTSEGLIFYSSHTIQDYLGFHQTDVMHQSVFELIHTEDQSEFRRNLHWALDPPHAPEGEPSAAAGKSLSSSAVIYKPDQLPPENSSFLERSFVCRFRCLLDNSSGFLALNLQGRLKFLHGQNGRSEDGSVLPPQLALFAISTPLQPPSILQIRTKNMIFRTKHKLDFTPLACDAKGKIVLGYTEAELRMCGTGYQFVHAADMLYCAENHVRMMKTGESGLTVFRLLTKDNRWKWVQANARLVYKNGKPEYIVVTQRPLVDEEGGEHLRKRSMHLPFTFATGEALLYQSTHPLPGFPDLFQSKGKLSKSKKPSCSHAGRSQKNGIDPRCRRGCLEYGHSSSFFKGQQPPREAAGFAAGGQSLGHHGLALN